CCTTAAGACACAGTAATGTGAAGTGTCACTCTGTGGTCCCTTGTCCCAAAAGCAGATGAGctcttgaaaacagaaaattccaAGCCTTGATGGCTCATTCCCATAATCTCTAAAAAACTTGGAAAGCAGCTGCAAAAGGGCCTCCATTTCACTctcaaaaataaacataattccTTTGATGCCTTCACTTGGCATCCAGGTTTCTGTATCACTTGTTTGGGGTTGGCAGCTTCTTCCTTACACCAGGAGATGATGTAAATCATCTCCTTGCACTGTTTTGGGAGGGATCTTGATTaatggaaatttaaatttttaaaagcagtcagATGTGCTGCAACTCACACAAATATGCTTCCCAGAGCTGTTAACCATAAGAATTTATTGTCCTGGTATCTCTCTTGTCCCAAGGCTACCCTGATGGATAcaggacacagagaaaataGACCTGGGGGCAAGATGAATTCCCAGTAATCATTCATCAGAATTGCATGTGAAAATCCAGATTTAATCATGACAAAACACCTCTGTGAGGGGCAAAATTGCCTGATCCGAGTTACTCTGCTGTTACTTTGCCAGCATTTTCCCTCCCTCAGATGCTCCTCTGGAACTGCAATTCCACAGCAAAGCAATGTGGGTGTCACTGGGGTGGTGTTTCCCTGCATGGACCACCAGGATGCAGCCCCAGGTTAGCTGTGTGTTgcacaacaggacatttagtGCCCCCCTTCTGCCAGATGAAGATAAAGTctgttgctgctctgttttctaTGAATTCAGAGCAGCATTTGGCTTCCTGGAAAGCTGCCCTGCACACCAGCAGCGTGGGCAGCCCCAGAAGCCCGTGGAGAGCTCAGGCTTGGCTGCTGTGTGGGGAAATAAATTATCAGATGAATgaggctggcagctcctgctgaaggaaatgctggcTTCAGCTCCTCTTTGGGCTCACTCTTGCAATAACTCCTACCCAACATGCACAGGTGCGTGGCACTGATTTGCAAAGGGATAACTCAGCCTCGGTTCATCTGCCAGGGAGCCCCTGGGCAGGTGCAGCCTGAGGaaacattgctgctgctgctgggtgctgtTTGCTCTTAGAGGGATGCTGACCTGGGTCCTGAGTAGGTTgggctctgggatgaccctgctgaGGTCATCCTTTGGTTCTTTAAGGGCTGTGTGCTGGATGCTGAGCAGAGGCTGTTGGGCAATGGCTGGTGCTGGCGTGACAGGGtagagctgctggcagggatggAAGGGCCACTGAGTCACCCCTCCAGCCCTGTCTCCGTGGTGGTTTAATACCTAAAATAAAGTGAGGGtgggggaaggcagggaaaggaggggCACCCGCTGGCAGGAACTGGGTCTCCTCAGGAGCAGGTGAGTCTGCTGGGCATCAGCCTCATCCCTGCTTCACAAATCTGGGGACTGAAGGACACACTTACGCAGTTCCACAGCCTGAAGACCCACAGAGGGGTCTCAGGTAGAAGCATGCAACCAGGGCAGGGCACCATGATCATGATcaaggtattttccaaccttgacagtcctgtgattccatgattttgaaGTGGTGCAGACCCACAGTGGGTGCTGTGTCCTCTGGCCAGCCCAGGAGTGGGCTGCCGATGGCTGGCTTTGTGCAGCTGGGCATCCTCTTCTTTTGCAGCAAAGCCAAATCCAGTCACAGCCATGCTCAGCTCTAAGCCTGATGCCATCTCCCcacactgctcccagcacctcAGGGTGGGTTGATCAACACCTGAGGCACTGTAGCAGGAGAGAGatttccctgcccagccctctcCAGTCCTGTTTTTCCAGCTTTGCAGGTTTTCTGCACACAGCCCTCCCAGTCTTTGAAGCTCTTGGCTCCCCTGGCTgggggaggagcagccaggtcCTGCTCACTGACCGTGGGGGTGGGAAAGAACAGGAACTAGGTTTGGATCTCTCCCAGAAGTGGAGTGAATCAAACCTGCTGAGTTCTGTTTTGTGGGGAGTCAGGCCAAGGTCACAGGAAGATGAACAGGGCCTTTAGTGCAAGGTGGGGAGGTGTCTGGTGAGTCTGGGCTTTGGTAAGTCTCTGCCTTGTTGTGGCCCTGGCTGAGAGGAGAAGCTGTGgcacccagcactgtcacccTGGGGAGCAGATGGGGTCCCAGGAGCCATGTGTGAAGAGAGGTTGGTTGCACTTGCGTTTCTCATGGCCATGACTACCTCAGGTGGTCAAGGTGCTGGCCGCTGAGTCGGTGCTCACCACGTGGCTTCTCTTGCAGGCTCACAGGAGATTCACATCGATGAGAAAACCCTAAGCCCCCACCTCAACCTCTCAGGAGACAAGAGAACCCTGACCTTCAGCCCCAAGAAAGCAAAGGTGGACTCGGACTGCCCCGAGCGGTTTGACCACTGGCCCAACGCTTTGGCCACTGCACCTTTCCGCTCAGGGCTCTGTGCCTGGAAGGTCAGcgtggagcagagctgtgcctaCAAGCTGGGGGTTTGCTACAGCTCCGTGCCCAGGAAGGGCTCTGCCAACGAAGGCCGCCTGGGCTTCAATGCTGCCTCCTGGGTGTTCTCACGCTACGACAAAGAATTCCGGTTCCTGCATgcggggcagccccagcccgtGGAGCTGATCAAGGCCCCGGCAGAGATCGGGGTCCTGCTGGACTTTGCAGGGGGGGAGCTGCTCTTCTACGACCCCGATTCCTGCGCCATCCTCTTCTCCCACCGCGAGGCCTTCCTGGAGCCCGTCTACCCCGTCTTTGCTGTGGCACACCAGAGCATCTCGCTCCTCCCGTGAGCGGGGTGGGGCCGTGTGTgactgtgtgctctgtgcagtgcccggtgggggggggaaaggagcccgggcagggctgtggctgtgtcCAGAGGCCTTCAGACAACACCTGCCTAAACACTACACCTGTTCCTCGTGTGTTCTCTACACCTTTGCTCTCATACTGGAGCCTACACCCTGTGCTGGGGCGAGTGGTCTGAGAATGCCTGGCTGGGCCAGCTGCTCCTAGGTGAATTGTTTGATTTCTGCCCCACCAAAGACAGTTTTCCAGTCTGCTGGTGGGCTGGAGAAAAGAGAAGTAGTGTGAGATGTGCATGGAGAAATGGCAGGGAGGAGGCCTGTGGAAATGGACATGCTGTGCTCTACAATTCTTTGACAGGAGGGGTCAGGCTTTGCTCCCAGGCAACAGtgaaaggacaagaggaaatggcttcaagttgtgccaggagaggtttaggttggatagtGGAGAACATTTCTTCACTAAAAAAGTGGTAAGGCCCTGGAACGGGCTGCTCAAGACAGTGATGGagacaccatccctggaggggctTAAAAGGTgttgtggatgtggcacttgaggacatggtttaacGGTGGCCTATGCAGTGTTGGGGGAACAGTTTGACTTAATCCTAAAGgctttttccaacctaaatgattctgtgattccctgatTGACAGCTGGAGACACTTTTGGGAGGAGCTACCCCATtgcagagcagggacagtgcAGGGGGCTGTCACTGTAGAGGAACCATGCTGGGATAAGGGCACTGCTGAGGGGCTGTGGCCATGTCCAAGCAGAGGAACAAGCAGCAGAAACCAAAACTGAGTGTCCCAAGGGAGTGGGGTTTGAGTGTAATGTGGTGCAGACACAGGGACCTGatggcagcaggcaggaagaAGTGTAAGCCTGAAGCTGAGCCAGTGAACAGGGTTTAAAATCGTCTTTAAAGGGTCATCTTAATTTCTCACTACCCAAATCAGTAAAGTTTGTTAATTCGCAATTCATTAAGGGAAACTGCCCAGCTCCAGACTGCTTTGCCCACTGCAGGAAACCTGCAGGCACCTCCTGTGTGCTGCTTGTTTGGAAGGTGGGGATGGTGGTGAGGTGGCAAAACTAGGGTAGACTGAGggtgcaggggctgggcaggggtgtCCTGGGTGCTCTGTGTGGGTAAACCTTCCCTGAGACAGGGCCAGCACTTACACTGGGGGATGCTTGAGCCTGTCCTTGGGGTAACTGAGAAAGGATAAACCTGAATATctgcctccatctcctgccACAATGGACCCCTGCAGTGATCCAGTCCCAGGCCTGTTAGGGGAAGACACCACTAGTTTTTAGAGCCATGAAACACATCTGGTCCCGTGCTGGGcatcagaaatgttttattgCATGAACACTCCTCCTGCTCCATAGGCAGCTCAGActtgctgctcttccctgcccaCCTGGCAGCAAGAAATGTCAGTCAGGACAGTTCAGCACTCGGCAGCAGCACTGGACCCCTCCGAACCGCAGCTACTCCTTCTGGATGCGAGCCAGGAGGTGGCTGAGCGTGGGCAGCACGTGCTCGGAGGGCACCTCTGGCCCCTcgccctgcccagctgcccgcagcaggaagctgtgcaTGCCCACAGCCCGGGCTGCCCGGTAATCCCGGCTGTAGTCATCGCCGATGTGAGCCGCCTGCTCGGCCCGGGCCCCGCCGAGCCGCAGCGCCTGCTCGAAGATCCTCCCGTCCGGCTTGGCAAAACCCGCGGCCTCGGAGGTGAGCACGAACTCGAAGTGGTGCCGCAGGTCGCACCGAGAGAGGATGAGTTCCAGCCGGCTGTCGAAGTTGGAGACGACTCCCATGCGGAAGCCGAGCTGGCGACACCGGCCCAGGGTGTCGGTGGCTCCCGGCAGCACCTCCCAGGTGTGGGAGCTGCAGTAGTCACCGTAGAGTTTTTCTGCCAACTTCACCAGGGCTGCCTCGTCCTGCACGCCCGAGAGCCTGAAGCTCTGTTTGACAACATCCAGCCAccactgctgggagctgagcccCTGGCCGTGGCCGTAGTTGGGGAAGCGGTGGCTCTGGGCTCTGTAGACCTCCCTGAAGGAGCGCTCCAGAGCCTCGGGCTgtacctgcagcccctgggcccgGGCCTCGGCCGCGTAGCTCTGACCCACGGGCTGCCGCAGCCGCAGCAACGTGTCCTTCACGTCCCAGGTCAGCAGGCGCAGCCGGAGCATGGCCTCGGCAGCGCCCGGGGCCACAGCCGAGCCCCGCGGTGCCACTCACATCAGACAGCTGCGGGCACCCCAGCCCTTTGTCCACCTCAGGACGAACGTCGGTGTCCCTCCGGCGGGGCTCGGGGCCCCTCTGGGCTCAGCGGCAGGGAGGGCAAACCCTGCTCCGAGTGCCAGGGACAAAGTCTGCCAGGCCGGGGCAGTGCCGCTCCCCACGTGGGCGCTGCAGACGGGGCGGGCTGGGGATCTGGGGCACGGCCGGGGTGTCCGCGATGGGAGCACCGCTGGCAGGCAGGTGCACACTCGCGGTGTCCCCGCGGGTCCCGAAGGTGCGGGGCGATCCCGGGCCGAGCTCCCGGTGCGCGGGGCCTGCgggctgggggtgcagcagTGCCGGGGCCCACCTGCGCCGCTGCCCGGAGATCCCGCCCCTCCCGGAGATCCCGCCCCAACCGGAGATCCCGCCCCTCCCGGAGATCCCGCCCCAACCGGAGATCCCGCCCCTCCCGGAGATCCCGCCCCTCCCGGAGATCCCGCCCCTCCCGGAGATCCCGCCCCAACCGGAGATCCCGCCCCTCCCGGAGATCCCGCCCCCCCGGAGATCCCGCCCCAGCCGCACTGGCCGCGCTCAGTGCCGGCCCGCCGCCTCCCGCAGCCAGCGCAGCAGCTGCGGGGTGAAGTAGGTGATGATGATATCGGCCCCTGCGGAGAGACGAGACGCTGGAGCCAgcccggggggacacgggggagaGAGCGGGGGACACGGGGGTCGCAGCCTCACCTGCACGCCTGAAGGCCGTGATCGCCTCCTGCACGGCCGCCTCCAGGCTGAAGGCGCCGGCCTGCGCGCCGTGCCAGAGCATGGCGAACTCCCCCGACACGTGGTACACGGCCAGCGGGTGCGTGGGGTGCTGCGGGAGCGGGTCAGCGGCGGGGACAGCCCGGCCCCACCGCGCTGTCCCCTGCCCGCACACTGATCCCGGTACCCCGCCCCAGAGCCCTCCCTGCCAGGCAGGTCCTCACCCGAGCCTTGACGTCCCTGACCAGGTCCAGGTAGGGCATCCCCGGCTTCACCATCAGCATGTCCGCGCCCTCCCTCACGTCCCGGTCCTGCCACGCAGAGCGGGGACAAGAACAGCGTATTTTGTCCCAGGAGTTCGGAGCTGGTGGTTGTGTTCCCCAGGGGGCTGTGAGCCCCTCATGGCCAAGGTGGCTGATGCTCCCCTCGCCATACACGTGGTGCCTGGGGAGAGCTGATGGCTTCGTGTCCCTGCTCCTGAAACCCCAAGCCACAGCAGGGCATGGGGCAGCAACTGCACAGCTCCCATTGCTCCGGTCCTagggacagactgggaccagctctgctgggctgacTGATGGGCCTCGTGTTTCTTTGGCTCATGGAATGGAGAGACCCTTCCCTGACCATCTGCCTCCCAACGTCTTGTTCGCCCCAAGCCCTGTGGGGTGCGACCACCTCAGTGCCATCTGAGGGTGGCGCACCCCATACTCACCCCACTGAGGATATCCCACCCCACAGCCATAACCCCACACTCACCACAGCGCGCACGGCCAGGCCCCGGGCGCCCGGGGGCAGCTGGTAGCAGCGCCGGTCCCCGAAGGCAGGTTTGGACAGTGCTGCgtccctgcacaggagcagagggcaggggctgaggaaCTTCTGCCTCCTACCTCCTACAGCTTCAGAAACACGAGGAGAGGCCAAGGACGAGTATCTGAATCACTGAGCCAGAAAAGGATGCCACTCCTGACACAGTTCAGCACCCAGGGATTGCTTTGCGAGGTCCTACAGGCCCAGGCTGGCCCTGAAGAGCTGTTTCAACACCCACTGCCCTCCCCATGCCCAGAGACTGGGTAAAATCATGTCAGGCTCTTTTCCAAGGTAGGTTCCTGGGGGGTACCTTGTCAGGGTCAGGCTGTTCTTTGGACAAGGTGTAACAGCTGACTAAGCTGAGGCTTGTCCCTGAAGTCACGCTATGGAGCAATACTGACTCCTGTGACTCCTGACTGCTCTTGGAAGCTGCAGGCAGCTTCCTCTCTGCCTGCCTTGCCACCAGCACCGAGCAGGTGAAGGGGTGGGATGGAAGATCACCCTTCAGTGACCTTCCCACCAGTCAGCCTTTCCCAGGCAAGGTACATTTGTCTCCTTTTTGCATGGAGAAGTAGGAGTAGGGTGCTGCAAAGTGACCAGTGTAGCCCCATGTGCAGCCCAGGCTCTGGCCAAGCCCCTTTCCCAATTAACTCCCTGGGAATGCACTCCCAGCCAACCTGACCCCAGCTAGGCACACCTGGCTGAGGGACAGACCCACCTGAAAGGGCCGTAGAAGCATGAAGCAAACTTGGCGCTGTAGCTCATCACTGAGACCTGCAGGGCAGAGAGGGGCCGTGAGGGCTGGGAGCTCAGGgccacatcccagtgctgggacaggAGAGATTCCCTCCCACAGCTTTTTCCTCCCCTGCCATAGGTCTGGAGCCTCACCATGCCTGGGCCCAGCCAAGGACATTCCCCTCCCGTGTGTGCCAGGGCCTGTGGCACCAAGGGAGGGGTTGCCCCtcctgccacctgccctgccctgctgtgctgcagcctcccATGGATGTGGCTCGTGCCTGTGGCACACTCAGGTCCCTGGCTCACCTTGTTGCCCAGGTCGTTGGAGATCAGCGCTTGCTTGATGGCTGCAATGCGCCCGTCCATCATGTCCGAGGGAGCCACAATGTGGCAGCCTGCAgggaggacaggacaggacagggg
The nucleotide sequence above comes from Cinclus cinclus chromosome 19, bCinCin1.1, whole genome shotgun sequence. Encoded proteins:
- the BSPRY gene encoding B box and SPRY domain-containing protein; its protein translation is MARAERLRNKLVERCERIQLQSAAIARHVDEVLPAKDQGVLSAASAARELVIQRLLLVGKACENEEQRLLERVHAEEERAHQSILTQQVHWTEALHKLGALRTYLVDMITNLDDQGLLSAEQEIFERTEVAEGILEPQESLKLNFNQTCVQSPLLHRLWACAVLCCLTGSQEIHIDEKTLSPHLNLSGDKRTLTFSPKKAKVDSDCPERFDHWPNALATAPFRSGLCAWKVSVEQSCAYKLGVCYSSVPRKGSANEGRLGFNAASWVFSRYDKEFRFLHAGQPQPVELIKAPAEIGVLLDFAGGELLFYDPDSCAILFSHREAFLEPVYPVFAVAHQSISLLP
- the HDHD3 gene encoding haloacid dehalogenase-like hydrolase domain-containing protein 3, coding for MLRLRLLTWDVKDTLLRLRQPVGQSYAAEARAQGLQVQPEALERSFREVYRAQSHRFPNYGHGQGLSSQQWWLDVVKQSFRLSGVQDEAALVKLAEKLYGDYCSSHTWEVLPGATDTLGRCRQLGFRMGVVSNFDSRLELILSRCDLRHHFEFVLTSEAAGFAKPDGRIFEQALRLGGARAEQAAHIGDDYSRDYRAARAVGMHSFLLRAAGQGEGPEVPSEHVLPTLSHLLARIQKE